The Candidatus Methylomirabilota bacterium genome window below encodes:
- a CDS encoding LLM class flavin-dependent oxidoreductase, whose protein sequence is MTIKLGMFTMPFHHPDRDYAALLAEDQEAIVLADRLGFSEAFVGEHFSSWSERITSPLMFFATLISRTKQIRFGTGVLNLPQSHPVTVAAHAAMFDQLCQGRFIMGIGPGGLVSDLEIFDLGQAELRPQMVLESIDTVLKLWSQDPPYEIDGKFWKISLTKGIWPEFKVGYIPRPYQKPHPPIALSLITPNSSSGKTAGERGWIPISGQFFHKRYLRGHWEKYVEGCEAAGRRPDPDIWRVSRSILVTETDAEAEDYLADPDNGLSFYYTFFHHSFSQGRKALFMLKPDLEVPDEDVTVDTVKRALIIAGSPRRVLDQLVALREETGHFGTLLMGGHDWDQPKLWQRSMELLANDVMPKFARHAAATPPR, encoded by the coding sequence GTGACCATCAAGCTCGGCATGTTCACCATGCCTTTTCACCATCCCGACCGTGACTACGCCGCCCTGCTCGCGGAGGACCAGGAGGCCATCGTCCTCGCGGATCGACTGGGCTTCAGCGAAGCGTTCGTGGGCGAGCACTTCAGCTCCTGGAGCGAGCGCATCACCTCGCCGCTGATGTTCTTCGCCACGCTCATCTCGCGCACCAAGCAGATCCGCTTCGGAACGGGCGTGCTCAACCTGCCGCAGAGCCACCCGGTCACGGTGGCGGCGCACGCGGCCATGTTCGACCAACTGTGTCAGGGTCGCTTCATCATGGGCATCGGCCCGGGTGGCCTGGTCAGCGACCTCGAGATCTTCGACCTCGGCCAGGCGGAGCTGCGGCCGCAAATGGTGCTCGAGTCCATCGACACCGTCCTCAAGCTCTGGTCCCAGGACCCGCCCTACGAGATCGACGGGAAGTTCTGGAAGATCTCACTGACCAAGGGCATCTGGCCGGAATTCAAGGTGGGCTATATTCCGCGCCCATACCAGAAGCCGCATCCGCCCATCGCGCTCTCGCTCATCACGCCCAATTCCAGCAGCGGCAAGACCGCCGGCGAGCGCGGGTGGATTCCCATCTCGGGCCAGTTCTTCCACAAGCGCTATCTCCGCGGGCACTGGGAGAAGTACGTCGAGGGATGCGAGGCCGCCGGCCGGCGCCCCGATCCCGACATCTGGCGCGTCTCGCGCAGCATCCTGGTCACGGAGACGGACGCTGAGGCCGAGGACTATCTCGCCGATCCCGACAATGGACTCTCGTTCTACTACACTTTCTTCCACCACAGCTTCTCGCAGGGGCGCAAGGCGCTCTTCATGCTCAAGCCGGACCTCGAGGTGCCCGACGAGGACGTCACCGTGGACACGGTCAAGCGCGCGCTGATCATCGCCGGCAGCCCGCGCCGCGTGCTCGACCAGTTGGTGGCCCTGCGCGAGGAGACCGGCCACTTCGGCACGCTCCTCATGGGCGGCCACGACTGGGACCAGCCCAAGCTGTGGCAGCGCTCAATGGAGCTGCTCGCGAACGACGTGATGCCGAAGTTCGCGCGCCACGCGGCAGCCACCCCGCCGCGCTGA